A window from Acidithiobacillus sp. encodes these proteins:
- a CDS encoding MFS transporter: protein MRQALPFTVLVLGLVSFFNDLASEMVVPLIPVLLATILAAGPVALGLVEGVADTVASFLKLWSGRHSDLIGGRRKGLTVIGYTVSNLARPLIAVVGSWPMLLLVRSIDRMGKGIRTAPRDALLADSTPPQRIGFAFGYQRAMDNGGAVLGALVAAAVLHFSGIPLEDVILLSAIPGAIAILLLGGCVREAPRPLSHPTPVHISLNPHHLSPHIRRYLLTLSLFTLARATETFILLRAYQLGMDVVQVLLLWASIHAAKSSTGMGGGRLADKLGRRPVLFIGWSAYGCNYALFAMVESLPLLWAVALSYGLFYGFSEGAERAQINDLTTGDERGTAFGWYNLATGISAIPAGLLFGWIWEEVGAPYAFGFSACIAIAATTLLATWVYRGTPWRPS from the coding sequence ATGCGCCAGGCTCTGCCATTCACCGTTCTCGTTCTCGGGTTGGTCAGCTTTTTCAATGATCTGGCCTCGGAGATGGTGGTTCCTCTCATCCCCGTCCTCCTGGCCACTATACTCGCTGCGGGTCCGGTGGCCCTGGGCCTGGTAGAAGGGGTGGCGGATACCGTAGCGAGCTTTCTCAAACTCTGGTCCGGCCGGCATTCTGACCTCATCGGTGGGCGGCGCAAGGGGCTGACGGTGATCGGCTACACGGTTTCCAATCTGGCGCGGCCACTCATCGCTGTGGTGGGAAGCTGGCCCATGCTCTTGCTCGTGCGCAGCATCGACCGGATGGGAAAAGGTATTCGCACCGCACCAAGGGATGCCTTGCTGGCGGATTCCACGCCACCGCAACGCATCGGCTTTGCGTTTGGCTACCAAAGGGCCATGGACAATGGAGGCGCGGTGCTGGGGGCTCTGGTGGCAGCGGCCGTTTTGCATTTTTCCGGAATTCCCTTGGAGGATGTCATCCTCCTGTCAGCCATTCCCGGCGCCATCGCCATTTTGCTCCTCGGTGGCTGTGTGCGTGAGGCACCACGACCACTCAGTCACCCGACCCCAGTCCATATTTCCCTGAACCCGCACCACCTGTCACCTCACATCCGGCGTTATCTCCTTACGCTGAGCCTGTTCACCCTGGCCCGTGCCACCGAAACCTTCATTCTTCTGCGTGCTTATCAGCTCGGTATGGACGTCGTACAGGTACTCCTCCTCTGGGCTTCTATTCATGCGGCCAAGAGCAGCACCGGCATGGGCGGCGGAAGACTGGCCGATAAACTGGGGCGGCGGCCCGTTTTATTCATCGGCTGGTCGGCCTACGGCTGCAACTACGCCTTGTTCGCCATGGTGGAAAGCCTCCCGTTGTTGTGGGCGGTGGCTTTGTCCTATGGTTTGTTTTATGGCTTCAGCGAAGGGGCCGAACGGGCCCAGATCAATGATCTGACCACCGGCGACGAGCGCGGCACGGCCTTTGGCTGGTACAACCTGGCCACCGGCATCAGTGCAATCCCTGCGGGATTATTGTTCGGCTGGATATGGGAAGAGGTCGGCGCCCCTTATGCCTTCGGCTTTTCCGCCTGCATCGCCATCGCCGCCACCACACTCCTCGCCACCTGGGTCTACCGCGGCACCCCTTGGCGACCATCTTGA
- a CDS encoding helix-turn-helix domain-containing protein — MTEPWVSVEQITEHLGVTRDSIYRWIDRKGLPAHRVGRLWKFKISEVDEWVRAGGADDDSGGKNR; from the coding sequence ATGACTGAACCATGGGTTTCAGTCGAACAGATCACCGAGCATCTGGGAGTCACGCGCGACTCGATCTATCGGTGGATTGACCGCAAGGGATTGCCTGCACATCGGGTCGGGCGCCTATGGAAGTTCAAAATTTCCGAGGTGGACGAATGGGTTCGTGCGGGTGGTGCCGATGACGATTCAGGAGGCAAGAACCGATGA
- a CDS encoding type I restriction-modification enzyme R subunit C-terminal domain-containing protein yields the protein MDKRFQAWIFRHNAQRGTSFTPEQTEWLRLMKEHIASSCSISREDFDYAELADKGGLQKAWGLFGKELDTLMGEMNEELVA from the coding sequence GTGGACAAGCGCTTTCAAGCCTGGATATTCCGCCACAACGCCCAGCGCGGCACCTCGTTCACGCCCGAGCAAACCGAGTGGCTGCGCCTGATGAAGGAGCATATCGCCAGCAGTTGCAGCATCAGCCGCGAAGACTTTGATTACGCTGAACTGGCTGACAAGGGCGGCTTGCAGAAGGCCTGGGGGCTGTTTGGCAAGGAGTTGGACACGCTGATGGGTGAGATGAATGAGGAGTTGGTGGCGTGA
- a CDS encoding type II toxin-antitoxin system RelE/ParE family toxin: MAEFRLTPAALHDLEDIWRYTAQQWGVAQAERYLDALNASFEDLAHAPLLAPACDDIRSGYRRHGVERHAVYYRVEAVTVIVVRVLHERMDAPRHL; encoded by the coding sequence ATGGCTGAATTCCGCCTCACGCCAGCGGCCTTGCATGATCTGGAAGACATTTGGCGTTACACGGCGCAGCAGTGGGGCGTGGCTCAGGCCGAACGTTACCTGGATGCACTGAACGCCAGTTTTGAAGACCTGGCCCACGCGCCACTTTTGGCGCCAGCGTGCGACGACATCCGGTCAGGCTACCGACGGCACGGGGTGGAACGCCACGCCGTGTACTACCGGGTCGAAGCGGTGACGGTAATTGTGGTGCGGGTGCTGCACGAACGCATGGATGCTCCGCGCCACCTGTGA
- a CDS encoding type II toxin-antitoxin system ParD family antitoxin encodes MATVRKTISLTDQQDGWIKAQIQAGHYTNDSEYIRDLIRREQERVAQLDALRAALIEGENSGAPQPFDVQAFKARMAAGHG; translated from the coding sequence ATGGCCACCGTGCGCAAAACCATCTCTCTCACCGACCAGCAAGATGGCTGGATCAAGGCCCAGATTCAGGCGGGGCATTACACCAACGACAGCGAATACATCCGTGATCTGATTCGCCGTGAGCAGGAGCGCGTGGCGCAGTTGGACGCGCTGCGTGCGGCGCTGATCGAGGGCGAAAACAGCGGCGCGCCGCAGCCCTTTGACGTGCAGGCGTTCAAGGCGCGGATGGCCGCAGGGCATGGCTGA
- a CDS encoding restriction endonuclease subunit S, translated as MSERLPNGWVETTLGRVLVSVVGGGTPSRKVPAYFGGQIPWFTVKDMKALKPNDAEEHITEAAIADSATNLIPANTLIVATRIALGKAIRPTVVCAINQDLKALVLGSGINSDFLLHWVEANHRVIQDLGSGTTVSGIRLEALHGLPLLLPPSAEQTRIVAKLEELLSDLDAGVAELKAAQKKLAQYRQSLLKAAVEGALTSEWRATHTPLETGAQLRQRILTERRARWEAKQLAKFQQQGKAPPKDWQKKYPEPVQPDTSDLPELPQGWVWASLDMLGEIASGVAKGTKRDDAVEVRGVPYLRVANVQRGFLDLSEVKTILATERDIAELTLQAGDILFNEGGDRDKLGRGWVWRNEVESCIHQNHVFRMRLYLPEVLPELISHHGNTFGKTWFQSAGKQTTNLASINMTMLRVFPVPLGPADEQRELLNQLDVQIEQLDRQENAVEHALKQSTAQRQNILRAAFAGQLVPQDPNDEPASVLLERIRAERVEREKMPKIRKIRQKKEAAAMASKLRDVLAEAGDWVPAQEAFRRCGVADGAQTERIEELYAELRKLDKSDLLAVEAITDEQGRKLYDRLKLLEG; from the coding sequence GTGAGTGAGCGTTTGCCAAACGGCTGGGTCGAGACGACGCTTGGCCGCGTCTTGGTCTCGGTCGTTGGCGGTGGCACACCATCTCGAAAAGTACCGGCCTATTTCGGTGGCCAAATACCGTGGTTCACTGTCAAAGACATGAAGGCATTGAAGCCAAATGATGCCGAAGAACATATTACCGAAGCAGCAATTGCCGACAGTGCGACGAACCTCATTCCCGCAAACACCTTGATCGTGGCGACGCGCATCGCGCTTGGTAAAGCCATACGCCCGACGGTGGTGTGTGCAATCAACCAAGACTTGAAAGCGCTTGTACTCGGCAGCGGCATTAATTCAGATTTCCTGCTCCACTGGGTTGAAGCCAATCATCGAGTGATACAGGATTTAGGTTCTGGTACGACCGTGAGCGGCATCCGTCTTGAGGCATTGCATGGTTTGCCCTTGCTGCTTCCGCCCTCCGCCGAACAAACCCGCATCGTCGCCAAACTCGAAGAACTGCTCTCCGATCTCGATGCTGGCGTGGCCGAACTCAAGGCCGCGCAGAAAAAATTGGCGCAATACCGCCAGTCCCTGCTGAAAGCCGCCGTGGAAGGCGCGCTCACCTCCGAATGGCGCGCCACGCACACGCCCCTTGAGACCGGCGCCCAACTCCGGCAACGCATCCTCACCGAACGCCGCGCCCGCTGGGAAGCCAAACAACTCGCCAAGTTCCAGCAACAAGGCAAAGCCCCGCCCAAAGACTGGCAAAAGAAATACCCCGAACCCGTGCAGCCCGATACCAGCGATTTGCCGGAATTGCCGCAGGGGTGGGTGTGGGCGAGCCTCGACATGCTTGGTGAGATTGCATCAGGTGTGGCCAAGGGCACTAAACGTGATGACGCAGTCGAAGTTCGTGGAGTGCCGTATTTGCGCGTTGCCAATGTTCAGCGTGGGTTTCTCGATTTATCCGAAGTCAAGACCATCTTGGCAACCGAACGTGACATTGCTGAATTGACACTTCAGGCGGGCGACATCCTGTTCAATGAAGGCGGGGATCGCGACAAGCTGGGGCGTGGCTGGGTTTGGCGCAATGAGGTTGAAAGCTGCATCCATCAAAACCACGTTTTCCGCATGCGGCTTTACCTTCCAGAAGTGCTGCCAGAGCTGATTTCGCACCATGGCAATACCTTTGGGAAGACGTGGTTCCAGAGTGCGGGCAAGCAAACGACCAATCTAGCGTCAATCAACATGACCATGCTTCGCGTGTTCCCAGTTCCTCTCGGGCCTGCGGATGAACAACGTGAATTGCTCAATCAGCTAGACGTGCAGATCGAACAACTGGATCGCCAGGAAAACGCGGTCGAGCATGCTCTCAAACAATCCACCGCCCAACGCCAGAACATCCTGCGCGCCGCCTTCGCCGGCCAACTGGTGCCGCAAGACCCCAACGACGAACCGGCCAGCGTGCTGTTGGAACGCATCCGCGCCGAGCGGGTAGAACGAGAAAAAATGCCCAAGATCCGTAAGATCAGACAAAAAAAGGAGGCCGCCGCCATGGCAAGCAAACTGAGAGACGTGCTCGCTGAGGCGGGCGACTGGGTGCCGGCGCAAGAGGCATTCCGCCGCTGCGGTGTGGCCGATGGCGCGCAGACGGAGCGCATCGAAGAGCTGTATGCCGAGCTGCGTAAGCTGGATAAGTCGGACCTCCTGGCCGTGGAGGCGATCACCGATGAGCAGGGCCGCAAGCTATATGACCGTCTCAAGCTGTTGGAGGGCTGA
- a CDS encoding AAA family ATPase produces the protein MRLNKLTIGSAKDSQTHQFKNLKNVTIDFDQDHWVTVVIGWNGTGKSNVLEALAIIFRDLITKKRTPAFAFQLLYRMGIGENLRHIHIDADPDREKEPYTIHVATDAQAYGEGTLTPFIEGAELASAPRGKAIKLTAFLKADVEYLPRYVFSYYSGESPRMHEVFRPYLESYDSKLRNGEDPGLKRLFYAMPVHSQFVLLAFLIQQSDVVRAFLDDHLGLDPNEGIESVLFVLRQPPWKSKAADGDPRFWNARGVVQHFLSRLYDIALAPIEISRRVSTSIWNKETLQFKYLYVKDIAALRRLVGSQVPAQFFRDLESTYVSELIEEVRIRVRLKKNDGSVTFRELSEGEQQLLTVLGLLRFTAEDESLFLLDEPDTHLNPRWCVDYLNYLKSFVGQNSEGQDNSHIVLTTHNPLAIAELVKEQVQILYRESASRTVRAENPAVDPKGMGFAGIVTSDMFGLGTSLDKATNDDLLALHQLSTQQTALGDADRARLVEIRQRLEGLDFNFASRDRLEQEYLRARFDLAADSTIDGAIVTPENKQKALDALVQSLLRNLQEGQA, from the coding sequence ATGCGTTTGAACAAACTCACGATCGGCAGCGCCAAGGACAGCCAGACGCACCAATTCAAGAACCTGAAGAACGTCACCATCGACTTCGATCAGGATCACTGGGTGACGGTGGTGATCGGCTGGAACGGCACTGGCAAGTCCAACGTGCTGGAGGCGCTGGCCATTATCTTCCGCGATCTGATCACCAAGAAGCGCACACCTGCATTTGCCTTTCAGCTGCTCTATCGCATGGGCATTGGTGAGAATCTGCGGCACATTCATATCGATGCCGACCCGGATCGTGAAAAAGAGCCTTACACGATTCATGTTGCGACGGATGCTCAAGCCTATGGTGAAGGCACCCTGACTCCATTCATCGAGGGCGCAGAGCTGGCGTCGGCCCCGCGTGGCAAGGCCATTAAGCTCACGGCGTTCTTGAAGGCCGATGTCGAGTACCTGCCACGCTACGTGTTCAGCTACTACTCGGGCGAGAGCCCGCGCATGCACGAGGTATTTCGCCCCTACCTCGAAAGCTACGACAGCAAGCTGCGTAATGGCGAAGACCCCGGCTTGAAGCGGCTGTTCTATGCCATGCCGGTGCACAGCCAGTTCGTATTGCTGGCGTTCTTGATTCAGCAGTCTGACGTGGTGCGGGCGTTTCTCGATGACCACCTCGGCCTTGACCCCAACGAAGGCATTGAGTCGGTGCTGTTCGTGCTGCGGCAACCGCCGTGGAAGTCCAAGGCAGCCGATGGCGACCCGCGCTTCTGGAATGCGCGTGGCGTGGTCCAGCATTTTTTGTCCCGCCTGTACGACATAGCTTTGGCACCCATTGAGATCAGCCGCCGTGTCTCGACCTCAATTTGGAACAAGGAAACGCTCCAATTTAAATATCTGTATGTGAAGGATATCGCCGCATTGCGGCGCTTGGTAGGAAGCCAAGTACCCGCGCAATTCTTCCGTGATCTGGAGAGCACCTACGTCTCCGAGTTGATCGAGGAGGTGCGCATCCGCGTGCGCCTCAAGAAAAACGATGGCAGCGTCACTTTTCGAGAGCTCAGCGAGGGTGAACAACAGTTGCTGACAGTGTTGGGCTTGTTGCGCTTTACCGCTGAGGATGAAAGCCTGTTCTTGCTGGATGAGCCGGACACGCATTTGAATCCGCGCTGGTGTGTGGACTACCTGAACTACCTGAAGTCCTTTGTCGGGCAGAACAGTGAGGGCCAGGACAACAGTCACATCGTGCTGACGACCCACAACCCCTTGGCCATTGCAGAGCTGGTGAAGGAGCAGGTTCAGATTCTGTACCGCGAATCCGCCAGCCGCACCGTGCGCGCCGAAAACCCAGCCGTCGACCCGAAGGGCATGGGCTTCGCCGGCATCGTGACCAGCGATATGTTTGGTTTAGGCACCAGCCTGGACAAAGCCACGAATGACGATCTGCTGGCGTTGCATCAGCTCTCCACTCAGCAGACGGCGCTCGGTGACGCTGACCGGGCAAGGCTGGTGGAAATCCGTCAGCGCCTTGAGGGCTTGGATTTCAATTTCGCCTCGCGAGATCGCTTGGAGCAGGAGTATCTGCGTGCCAGGTTTGATCTGGCTGCAGATAGCACCATCGATGGTGCCATCGTCACTCCGGAAAACAAGCAAAAGGCGCTGGATGCCTTGGTGCAAAGCCTGCTGCGCAATTTGCAGGAGGGCCAAGCTTGA
- a CDS encoding HNH endonuclease signature motif containing protein: protein MRFILIPLPPHLPARWPKIYSGRITKVGSFATHDLRSAYIKKNGSWGLLKKWLANVSGQKCWYCEAKSTRAPFDVDHFRPKLGITVDGVKLAGHDGYYWLAYEWWNFRLSCQRCNRPEKDDGDTLHGKANEFPIWDETQRCSQPADSLTTELPRLLDPGVQADCELLAHGIDGEVKPVAPTGTWEYQRADYTIKRLGFNEWNTPESKRSQWQTLATLLAVVGNNANPAVIAELNKHLSHDHEYSSFFRSAIGTHRDKAWVDALL from the coding sequence TTGAGGTTCATCCTGATTCCGTTACCACCTCATTTGCCCGCGCGCTGGCCCAAGATCTACTCAGGAAGGATTACGAAGGTTGGATCGTTCGCCACGCACGATCTTCGTTCCGCCTACATCAAGAAGAACGGTAGTTGGGGCCTGCTCAAGAAGTGGCTCGCAAATGTCAGCGGGCAAAAGTGCTGGTACTGCGAAGCGAAGAGCACACGCGCCCCCTTTGATGTCGATCACTTTCGGCCCAAGCTGGGCATCACGGTGGACGGCGTCAAGCTGGCGGGCCATGACGGGTACTACTGGTTGGCTTATGAGTGGTGGAATTTCCGCCTTTCTTGCCAACGGTGCAATCGACCAGAAAAGGACGATGGCGACACCTTACATGGCAAGGCGAACGAGTTCCCGATTTGGGATGAGACGCAGCGTTGCTCCCAGCCCGCGGATTCACTGACCACTGAGTTGCCGAGGCTTTTGGACCCTGGCGTACAAGCCGATTGCGAATTGTTAGCCCACGGCATTGACGGAGAGGTCAAGCCAGTGGCCCCGACTGGCACGTGGGAGTACCAACGAGCGGACTACACGATCAAGCGCCTCGGCTTCAACGAATGGAACACGCCTGAGAGCAAGCGTAGCCAGTGGCAAACACTGGCCACGTTGCTGGCCGTCGTGGGTAATAACGCTAATCCTGCGGTTATTGCTGAACTCAACAAACACCTATCCCACGATCACGAATATTCGAGCTTTTTCCGATCTGCCATTGGCACGCATCGCGACAAGGCTTGGGTGGATGCACTCTTATGA
- a CDS encoding class I SAM-dependent DNA methyltransferase has protein sequence MNASTLIQKVWNFCHTLRDDGVGYGDYLEQLTYLLFLKLAHEYAQEPYNRDTHIPKGYDWPSLTAKAGEPLEAHYLATLHKLGQESGMLGAIFFKAQNKIQDPAKLSRLVQMIDAENWISLDTDTKGDLYEGLLQKNAEDTKSGAGQYFTPRALIEAMVACVRPEPMKTIADPACGTGGFFLGAYNWLTRPGAQLNKAQKEFLRDQTFHGNEIVPNTRRMCLMNLFLHSIGELDGEPLVARSDALITEPSAKVDYVLANPPFGKKSSMTITNEEGEEDRDALTYERQDFWETTSNKQLNFLQHIVSMLKLDGKAAVVLPDNVLFEGGAGEKIRRKLLENCDVHTVLRLPTGIFYAQGVKANVVFFDAKPKDGQIHTKGVWFYDLRTNKHFTLKTRTLKLDDLQDFITCYNPENRHERVATERFKFFTYEELMARDKASLDIFWLKDDSLDKLDDLPPPDVLQQEIIDHLEAALASFRDVAAGLQGK, from the coding sequence ATGAACGCAAGCACACTGATCCAGAAAGTCTGGAATTTCTGCCATACCCTGCGCGATGACGGCGTGGGTTATGGCGATTACCTCGAACAGCTCACCTACCTGCTGTTCTTGAAGTTGGCGCACGAATACGCTCAGGAGCCGTACAACCGCGACACCCATATTCCCAAGGGCTATGACTGGCCCAGCCTGACCGCCAAGGCGGGTGAGCCGCTGGAGGCGCATTACCTGGCGACGCTGCACAAACTGGGACAGGAATCCGGCATGCTGGGCGCCATCTTCTTCAAGGCGCAGAACAAGATCCAGGACCCGGCCAAGCTGTCGCGCCTGGTGCAGATGATCGACGCGGAAAACTGGATCAGCCTGGACACCGACACCAAGGGCGATCTGTACGAAGGGCTGCTGCAGAAAAACGCGGAAGACACCAAGAGCGGTGCTGGCCAGTATTTCACGCCGCGCGCGCTGATCGAGGCGATGGTGGCCTGCGTTCGGCCCGAACCGATGAAGACCATTGCCGACCCGGCCTGCGGCACCGGCGGGTTTTTTCTGGGCGCCTACAACTGGCTGACGCGCCCGGGCGCACAACTGAACAAGGCGCAAAAAGAGTTTCTGCGCGATCAGACCTTCCACGGCAACGAGATCGTGCCCAACACGCGCCGCATGTGCCTGATGAACCTGTTTTTGCACAGCATTGGCGAGCTGGATGGCGAGCCGCTGGTGGCGCGCTCCGATGCGCTGATCACCGAGCCGAGCGCCAAGGTGGATTACGTGCTGGCCAACCCGCCATTCGGCAAGAAGAGCAGCATGACCATCACCAACGAGGAGGGCGAGGAGGACCGCGACGCGCTGACCTACGAGCGTCAAGACTTCTGGGAAACCACCTCGAACAAGCAGCTCAACTTTTTGCAGCACATCGTCAGCATGCTGAAGCTGGACGGCAAGGCCGCCGTGGTGCTGCCCGACAACGTGCTGTTCGAGGGCGGCGCCGGCGAGAAGATTCGCCGCAAGCTGCTGGAGAACTGTGACGTGCACACCGTGCTGCGGCTGCCGACCGGAATCTTCTATGCGCAGGGTGTGAAGGCGAACGTGGTGTTCTTTGACGCCAAGCCCAAGGACGGGCAGATTCACACCAAGGGGGTCTGGTTCTACGATCTGCGTACCAACAAGCATTTCACCCTGAAAACCCGCACTCTCAAGCTGGACGACTTGCAGGATTTCATCACCTGCTACAACCCGGAAAATCGCCACGAGCGCGTTGCTACAGAACGATTTAAGTTTTTTACCTACGAAGAACTGATGGCCCGCGACAAGGCCAGTCTCGACATCTTCTGGCTTAAGGACGACAGCCTGGACAAGCTCGACGATCTACCGCCTCCAGACGTTTTGCAGCAAGAGATCATTGACCATTTGGAAGCCGCATTGGCTTCATTCCGGGATGTCGCTGCCGGATTGCAGGGGAAATGA
- a CDS encoding glutamate-5-semialdehyde dehydrogenase: MDLRSELEKIGERARSAQRRLQSADSAAKDSALRSMAEFLRRDADNLQRANRKDLRSAEEAGKDDAFIDRLRLDEARIEAMAKGLEEIAALPDPVGEITDLRYRPSGIQVGRMRAPLGVIAMIYESRPNVTADAAGLCVKSGNAVILRGGSESLHSNLAIAERLRAALGKANLPLDLVQYVNTAEREAVGILISMDRHVDVVIPRGGKGLIARIKAEATVPVIMHLHGNCHVYVDADADPRKALKVVVNSKTQRLGTCNTAESLLIHQERMDDLLGPIATALQEKGIEIRACERSLPRIPGAIAATAEDYATEYLGPIISVKVVDDLDAAMEHINRYGSQHTESIITENYTHARRFLREVDASSVMVNASTRFADGFEYGLGAEIGISTNRLHVRGPVGLEGLTLQKWIVLGDGHIRS; encoded by the coding sequence TTGGATTTACGTAGCGAACTGGAAAAAATCGGTGAACGCGCCCGCAGCGCCCAGCGGCGGTTGCAAAGCGCGGACAGCGCCGCCAAAGACAGCGCCTTGCGCTCCATGGCGGAATTTTTGCGCCGCGACGCCGACAATCTGCAACGCGCTAACCGCAAAGATTTACGCAGCGCCGAAGAAGCGGGTAAAGATGATGCTTTCATCGACCGCTTGCGTCTGGACGAAGCCCGTATCGAAGCCATGGCCAAAGGCCTCGAAGAAATTGCCGCCCTGCCCGACCCCGTGGGCGAAATCACCGACCTGCGTTACCGCCCCAGCGGCATCCAGGTAGGTCGTATGCGCGCGCCCCTGGGCGTGATCGCCATGATCTATGAATCGCGCCCCAACGTCACCGCCGATGCCGCCGGCCTCTGCGTCAAATCGGGTAACGCCGTCATCCTGCGTGGTGGTTCTGAGTCCCTGCACAGCAACCTGGCCATCGCCGAGCGCCTACGCGCTGCCCTCGGCAAGGCCAACCTGCCCCTGGATCTGGTGCAGTACGTCAACACCGCTGAACGCGAAGCCGTGGGTATCCTGATCAGCATGGACCGCCATGTGGATGTGGTGATTCCCCGCGGCGGCAAGGGCCTTATCGCCCGCATCAAGGCCGAAGCCACCGTGCCCGTGATCATGCACCTGCACGGCAACTGCCATGTGTATGTGGACGCCGACGCCGATCCCCGCAAGGCGCTCAAAGTGGTCGTCAATTCCAAAACCCAGCGGTTGGGCACCTGCAATACGGCAGAGAGTCTGCTCATTCATCAGGAACGGATGGATGACCTGCTCGGCCCCATCGCCACGGCTTTGCAGGAGAAGGGGATCGAGATTCGCGCCTGCGAACGCAGCCTGCCCCGCATCCCCGGTGCCATCGCCGCCACCGCAGAGGACTACGCCACCGAGTACCTGGGGCCGATCATTTCCGTCAAGGTGGTGGACGATCTCGACGCCGCGATGGAGCACATCAACCGTTACGGCTCCCAGCATACCGAGTCCATCATCACCGAAAATTACACCCACGCCCGTCGCTTTCTACGCGAGGTGGATGCCAGTTCCGTCATGGTCAATGCCTCCACCCGCTTTGCCGATGGCTTTGAATACGGTCTGGGTGCAGAGATCGGCATCTCCACCAACCGCCTGCATGTGCGCGGGCCGGTAGGGCTGGAAGGCCTGACCCTGCAGAAATGGATCGTCCTGGGAGATGGCCATATCCGCTCCTGA
- a CDS encoding biotin--[acetyl-CoA-carboxylase] ligase, protein MAISAPDAPSTALQRLLTAVADGLPHAWPADNPDEQIAEAVEWGFPLYARDGGVHLEYPAAPLSAQEIADIGGIDPAHIHLPLCCASTNTEVLQDTCVDVCLTESQWAGRGRRGRQWSSPFGRHLYLSYGWTQHSPIHAALTIVAALSVFTLLQARLPDLWVKWPNDLWVGGRKLGGILVEARPRRHGETRLVVGLGLNIHDDPGLPATAVSLADLDIRVTRSTLAGAILRQWREDFARFAGEGFTPFLPLWKKADRLTRQSVQISDAQGMRVARVLGLGPDGRLQVSCADTGTVWLSAGDVSLRPQHP, encoded by the coding sequence ATGGCCATATCCGCTCCTGACGCGCCGTCGACGGCATTACAGCGCTTATTGACGGCGGTGGCCGATGGATTGCCCCATGCCTGGCCTGCCGATAATCCCGATGAACAGATCGCGGAAGCCGTCGAATGGGGCTTCCCCCTGTATGCGCGGGATGGCGGCGTGCACCTGGAATATCCCGCCGCGCCCCTCTCCGCCCAGGAAATTGCCGACATCGGCGGCATCGACCCGGCGCATATCCACCTGCCACTGTGCTGCGCCTCGACCAACACCGAAGTGTTGCAGGATACCTGCGTCGACGTCTGCCTGACCGAGAGCCAGTGGGCCGGGCGCGGGCGGCGCGGGCGCCAGTGGTCTTCACCTTTCGGGCGCCACCTCTACCTGAGTTATGGCTGGACTCAGCACAGCCCGATCCATGCGGCACTAACCATCGTTGCCGCCCTGTCCGTGTTCACTCTACTGCAGGCGCGCCTGCCCGATCTCTGGGTCAAGTGGCCCAATGATCTTTGGGTGGGTGGGCGCAAGCTGGGGGGCATTCTGGTCGAAGCCCGCCCGCGCCGCCACGGAGAGACCCGGCTGGTGGTGGGTTTGGGACTCAACATCCACGATGATCCCGGTCTGCCCGCCACTGCAGTGAGCCTTGCCGATCTCGACATCAGGGTCACCCGCAGCACCCTCGCCGGTGCTATTCTCCGCCAATGGCGGGAAGACTTCGCGCGCTTTGCGGGGGAGGGCTTCACGCCCTTCCTGCCCCTGTGGAAGAAGGCGGATCGCCTGACCCGTCAGTCCGTTCAGATCAGTGACGCGCAGGGCATGCGTGTGGCCCGGGTGCTGGGCCTCGGCCCCGACGGGCGCCTGCAGGTATCCTGTGCGGATACCGGTACAGTCTGGCTGAGTGCCGGTGACGTCAGCCTGCGGCCCCAACATCCATGA